cttgatattaattttgaatcttattcaaaatgagggtttttaatttttaaaggtctcatcattaattttatttaaaaggtcgccatgtttgatcgtatgtttgtcggattcatgcaactttgttattatcataataataacgcacatactcattatttataacataccatgcatatattataaacagtaaacaaacaaggatgatcaatcgccccaatactaatggctcgtgtgagctaaacacgggcctaggtccaatctagggaaatgcaagggatgcaaatgcaactattacattagcttccaatatttacatgtcttcgatcttcataatcatcatggccactaTTTTCcattcttgatcttccactatactaatattcacaaataaatatccatggcaaatagggatacatctcatgggggtgggaacgggccataaaccaagcccactttataaattgataattattacaataattcaacacaaaatatcctagcatacacctagcaaattgggcttgggcttttgatcatccttcatgcataatatcacatatcatacaccatcaattaattatcataataattaattgatccaatattatatatcttgatccaatcactaaccgccacgattataaactaaattaacaaagtatacaaacacctttgtctactttccaattaatttatttataaccgaatttcttataaatcacaatttattataaataattaaagtccaacttcaattatttattttatgagaaaaatttgcaacttttgtaattttaaacttaaggacccaaaaacatatttttcaccaaaaaccattttggcccatttaaaattcacaaatatgttagtcaTCCAATGgtccaacaactcaaggcccatgacattttgatattccaaaacacttttaaaaaccctagtcgtcatcgccgtcgccggagctccgtcgccggattccggcaacaaaaaaaaattaatttttaaaaggacccttcgggcagcccctcgggcagcccttgctgcccgaaatgggcagcccgggctgcccgaaatgggcaccAACAAGCTGCCCGAAACATGAAAAAATTTCGGCCTCTTTTGTTGCAAAATTtggtctcatgcggttagaaatcaatctcaatataatatattgtaattgctacacaaaatcgtaaccttagctcggataccacttgataggggatcggttacggtgaccggaagcgcaacggaagttaaaaattttgatttttatcaagaaatttcggccaccaagaggatattgtgtagcaaatacaacaaaataccaaaaacatacatagggtgttttataatttacctatcaatctcaagagattgatgaatggcaccaaccaagttgtaaacaacttagctcttcaaggatgacaagtctacaagctctcctttcttcaaaaattaggcccaccacttgctaggtaaatcccctcttaatttgcactagaaaattaagataatttttcaaggagaagaatatttcttcctcaacacttgaagaaggaaagaagagaaaaacttggagagaaaaatccttcaatatttcggccaccacATGAAAAATGAGAGGGTgaagacttgtcttgggtgtgggaaaaattgatccaaaaaagttgcatgccatgcaatatttaatcaaaagtattcacaccccttcacctcccaagcatgcaaaacctagtgggcttgtaacatttacaaagggcccatggactttttaattgtctcaaacatatttgagctcatttaaactttacttgattttactcaagcccactagttaaataattattttcaattgggctctacaaggcccaatgttatttaattaattcaacacttgaattaatttaattatttggactctactaggcccactagtgtttaattaattcaacacttgaattaatttaatttagtccataataatgtttatgaaaatcacaattttcaagtacattattcacttggcctacttttaatttacgaacacattcataaattaaaaattacatttctctcatagaagtcatacttctatttttatcaacgcctataaactcatttataagccgttcaacacattgaactatttttacttctcaacgggatctagaaagctagtacttgtgtggccctcaatggttcattgatacaactagccgtgggttcacatctccatgtgattcggactaaacatgtccttatatgagcatacctcaattgctccattcttacttatcaactccttgataacaagaacctcagaactcaagtctgatagtacccaaccaatcatgttaaacacctagtagcatcgcttacatgattccctaggtatcaaatgatagtgtctgcaagaaccattcaattatgtttagcgtacagtacggtcccttcaactcatatatcccgaccgattcgacaaccattggtttatcgagagttgtcaatgaatcgatactatgtgtcatgtcgtagttgcatcgatggtgtaatctatgaaacccctttcataattaccaccatactctgatcagagatttcaacctacatacacatgataacacataggatatccatacccgaaggtaaacggtgaatccccgactacaatgcatcgactcctatatgtttcgacagaacacccaaccttgccacctgatgaccccatgagagtcggtaaacaagtcaaagtgtaattctagcacatagagtctcatgttgtcccgggtcataaggactaatgatgtacaaccataaactaggacttttccactcgataagtgagaaccacttggaaagtccttttagggagggttgttcagtgcactctacaaggagcacttatctgcatgctcggacttcacaatgtcccctaccaatgaaacatggtactcatatcgcagatactagtctcgaactcgactaggaaccgtttagaatatacagtattacaaatatgagtttcatgatactcatcatatgagcatctcatattctttctattatttgtatattcaagggctttatctatgcaactagcatgtgtatacagataaagaagtgtcaaaacgataaattcaaatattattaaaataaagactgtttatacatagagtttaatcatgaaccctcggccaacacttggctcgacgggcacctactctaacatataCAACCCCGTTCTAAACATTTTTCCTCGTTTAACTGATCATATCATCATTATTGTTTGATAATGAAACGTAATTTAAGTTATTGAGGctcaaatataaaaatttaattatacacaaattatatataattcaataatttatatgttatatcatatacatatttatacacatatatttatatttatatatatatatatatatttacaggCGGGGCATTGAAactttttgtaaatattttttaaaaaattatttactcTGTCCGTGTTAGTGGTGAGACATATTACCCCAGGCAGTTaggagaaattttttatttacgtAGTTTGATCAAACATAAAAAACATAataatttgataaattttttgaaaaagtactacaatatgataaaaaaaaatattccaaatttattaaatatatgttGACAAATGATAACGATAAATAAATTGATTATAAAAAATGTATAGTTGAGAGAAATTTTTATgtgaaaatgttaaaaaataatcttTAATTTACAGTTGATTTTGAggttattattatctattattattaatgataatatttataaaaataataatattattattaattacttTCGGGACGAGTTCGGagacaaaaataataattttatattcgTCCTAaattatttcgaaaattttaaaaaatcccgGATCTTAAATCCAAACTCGAAGAAATCCAAATATCCCGGTCATCGTTTCGAATTTTTCTCTGGAAACCCCAAATTTGTGAGAAAAGTTCACACAAAACTCACAAACAAGAATCTTACTTCCCTTTGCGTTTGTAATCCAACGGTCTTGGATTGGTAGATACATTTCAGCAAAACAATTGCACGCCTCGGGAAAGTGCGCTACCCACAATCGATTCACACCCCTCAGATCTCTAAAAAATTCCGTCTTTTGTTGTTTGATTCCCTCACAATCAAGATTCCTTCCATCCCTTTTCGTCTGTAATCCAACGGTCTTGGATTCGTAGATACATTTCAGCAAAACAATTGCACGCCTTGGGAAAGTGCGCGCGAGATGGCATGTGAAAGCGCATAAAAAATGGGATCCAAGAAAAAGTCGAAGTCCCGTAAGAGTTCTCGCGACAGGGGCGTGCTGATCTCTGGTAAGTGTTTTTATTTGATATTGGTTTTTAGTACTTAAATTTGATTTGGAATTTCTTTTTGTGAAAGGTGGGTTTGTGTTATGAGATGGGGGAAAAATCAGTGTTGATTCGTCTGTATGTTGTGATGTTATGGGTGTTAATATTAATATGAAATTTCAATTGGATGTTGTGAATATGAGAGATTTTTATTTGGAAGGAGAATGATTTTTGTTGCAGAGGCTTACTGTTTATTAATAGTTTAGGCATTTTGCCAGTTTGGTTAGCATAGTGCCATAGTGTGTTTACTTTTGACAACGAGTACAGCAGTCATACGGGTTTTTACTTATTGCACGAGCATAGGCATGAACCTTATTAGGAGTCATTATCTAGGGATTCAAACCTACAGGGTTGGAGTATTTCTTTAGGAAGGTAGTTGCCTTTTGTGAATGTAGTATTAGGTTATTGGCATGTTGGTCAATAAAATGTGAGGCATCTCAGAATCTGTTTTCTTGACTATCATGAATTTTAAACCTGAGGCAGTGAAAGAGTTTGATCATTTTGTGTAAGATTGGTTAAAAAAGCCACCATCAGTTTTACTCTATTGCATAGTTGTCAAAAATACTAAGCACGCTAAGACATAAATTCCCTTGGGGCATGGGCTTGATGCCTAAATCGAGGCCGAAACATTTTTGGAGTGACTCACGCTGAATAATAATGGCATTACATGTTAGATGCGTGAGTTAAAAATATATTGCCCAGCATCTGATATAAAATGTACGAGCCTTGAAATATCAACTAAACAAATATTATTAGTATGCAAACAATATGAATGACCATAACATTGGATgccatttaaatttgaaaatatgcaATCTTTTCATTTGAGGCATGCTTAAAATGCACCTTGGGCCATTAAGGTGAATCAAGATGTGTGCTTTAGCTCCGTGCTGTCCACCTTATCCACTCTAGGTGCAAAGGCTCGGTCTTCTGCACGTTGAGCATAGAGGCACATCTTGCGGATTTTAAATAACAATGCAAACAATGGTCGTACTAGCTCCATTGGTGATTTCATGTAAGATACCATTCGGTACAAATGAGaagatattaaataattatacatGCTTGTTTTATTCAACATTTAACTCAAATTCTATGAATGATTAGAGTCTTACAACATTCTTTTATTCATGTATATTGATTTATCATTCATATGTTATACATCATTCCTTATCCAATCCCACGACCCAAATGATGCATGAGGGTTCctattttatgttatttgaaAGTGAAAAAAAACTGTGTTTTTCTGCAGGACTTCAGATAAAACATCAACATGATTTAGATAATTTGACTCTGACCTCGCAGCCATTCAAGACACTAAAACTTTTCAATTTGGCCGTCATACTATATCTCAAACGATCAGTGGCATATCTTCTATCCCATGGCGTATGGCTTATGCTATTGAGTACCTTACCTGTGATTTCTGGGGTACTGCTTGTGACTGTCGATGGTCCTCATGAGAAGGTAATAGAGTATTTGCTATGATAGTTTTGAATAATCGAACAGTGGTTAATCATGAATGATATGAATTTTCCCACATTTCTTTTTGTTAATTGTTTTGTTAGTGGTCGAAACATGATAGGATATTCTTTATAAAACAGTGCTTCTTTAATCTAAAATGCAGCATGTCGAGGAAGTTATGAGATATATGCGATTTGGACTATGGTGGGTGGCTCTTGGTGTTGCATCCTCCATTGGACTTGGTAAGCAAAATCAGCTTGAATCAGCATGATCATTCTAATATTGATTGTGACGATCGATTAATCctggaaaaaaatttatagctGATGAAGAGATACCATGAGAATGTCACTGAGGTGTTCACATTTTCTGCGTTTAATGTTGCCTGATCTTGCCTGTCAAATGGTCATTGTTTGCGGAACTCGTTAGCTCTTTGTGTTGAACATGCATCTGAATACATAAATCTAAAAACCAAAATAACTCTCTCaacaaaaaaaaggaaaaaaaaaaccagaCTAACTATTTAAccttttgaaattatgacaaTGTATATACTTGCTGTATCAGGTTGCATCTTCCCCTGTTATTTTATTGAACTATTTCCTCCTCTGTTTTCACATAGGATCTGGATTGCACACTTTTGTTCTGTATCTGGGACCTCATATTGCCTTGTTCACCATAAAAGTAATGCAATGTGGCCGAATAGACATCAAAAGTGCTCCATATGATACAATACAACTAAAAAGAAGCCCATCATGGCTTGGCAAGGACTGTGTTGAATTTGGACCCCCGATCTTTCAATCCTCAGATGGTATTATAAGGGTTCCTCTAGGCAGCATATTACCGCAGGTACAGTTGGAGGCCATGCTGTGGGGCCTTGGGACTGCTCTTGGCGAACTCCCCCCTTATTTCATTTCACGGGCTGGTAAGAGACAtttattgttttatctgtacCGTTGAGTAAATGCCTTTGTTGAGTCAGTTTGACATGATTCCTAGGATGATATAAACATTAATTAAGTTGCATGAGACGATTGAACAAAAGGTTATTTCtgtatatttcaaaattctccaATCATGATTTCTACTACTATTCTTTACGCTATACTACCGTTGCTTGGACAATATTAGTTATCTGCTGTTGAACTATTTAGATGACGTGACCATATTATTTTGATTCTGTCCTGAATCGTGAAATTCTTGTTACCATTTTATTGGAGTTAATGCCTGGATTTATCAACTTAGGAATCTTACATATATCTTCTTCATGATACAGCAAGCTTATCAGGTAACAGAGTCGATGCTATGAAAGAATTGGATGCTTCCTCAACAGAAGATGGCGGGTTTATATCTGCACAGTTAAATCAAATCAAGCGCTGGTTCTTATCGCATGCTCAATATTTAAACTTTGTCACAATTTTGATTCTTGCTTCGGTCAGTGCCATTCCTCATTCTATTCCTTCTTGCATGAATAGGATTATTTTTTCACATTTTCCTTGTTATTACAAATAATTTTAGGTACCAAATCCTTTATTTGATCTTGCTGGCATTATGTGTGGACAATTCGGAATTCCCTTCTGGGAGTTCTTTCTCGCAACAATGATAGGCAAAGCGATCATTAAGACTCACATCCAGGTCGGTAACTGACCTGACATTTTAAGGGTTTTGTCCACATCTTGAACCGAAAATATTTACATGAATATTCTCTAACCATACATCAATTTATCTGCAGACGGTTTTTATAATTTCTGTATGCAACAATCAACTTCTTGACTGGATCGAGAACGAACTAATTTGGGTTCTTAGCCTCATACCTGGTTTCAACTCTATCTTACCCGACCTAACTGCCAAGCTTCACTCTATGAAAGCCAAGTACTTGGCCACCAAACCCCATGTCCCTTCAAATATCGAGGTACCAAACATTTCAAGACTCATGTATCTATCGGTATACATCTCTATTTCTTACagtatataattaattaatatatcagCTTAAAAAGTGGGATTTTTCACTGGCTTTCATCTGGAATACGGTGGTTTGGTTCATGCTAATGAACTTCTTTGTCAAGATTGTTAACGCAACTGCACAACGATATCTAAAGAAACAGCAAGATGAGGAAATTGCTGCATTAAGGAACAAGTCACCCAAGTATTCTGATGACTCTGATAGTTCATCTACATGAACCTCTCTTTCTAAATTATTTCGTGTCTTTTCTTACAATTCTAAGTTAAGAATACAGGTGTTAGAAATCTGGGCGTCAGCAGTGACCCTTGGAACCCCCTTGAAAAATACATGAATTTGTAAGGGTTTATGTGCGAGGAATTTGCAGAAAGAACTGAAATTGATGGAATTGTTTGTTCTTTGTAACATCAGAGGTAGCATTATTTTTTTCACTCAAGTGAATTTATACCATTGCTTACAGATGAATATGAACACTTGGTTTTTGGCTTGTCGagcttttttttctttttgaaaccACAATTTTCTTTGTTACTGATTTTGTACTCAACGTTATGCCTGCAAACCAAAATCTCAAAATCAGAAAACAGATTTGGTATGGTTCGATCCCGCTTGGTGAAAAAACCGTAGTTGATCGGCTGGTTCGAAATCTATTTTGCTGTCGTCAACAAGATGTTTTCTTGCATATTTGGTGATATGTATGTATGCATTTCATTTGTGGAATTCATTACCAATGTCTAATGAAACCTTGGAGTAAGATTATGTATGTAATTTGAGATGAAATGGCTTTTTAGAATGCAATATTCCAAGTGTCTCACTAGCCAAAATTTGACTTAGTTTAATCGAACTtgtggtttgtattaaacacttcTTTCCATGATTTTTCACTCTTCTATGACTTTCCACTCTTCTATTTTTTTGGAAAGAAAAATAATTGTATCTGATTGAGAAGAGTTTATGTGCCATACCGGTATTTTAAACTAATAATCCTCTTGAAATTATTGTAATTTAGGATAAACATAAAATTTGACTTGACTTGATCCAACTTGTTATTCTTCTATTCTTCTAATTTGAATTTCAATTACAAACAAATTAAACCAGAATCTTTATTTATCTTCGATAATTTTGGCATAGGTCAATTGGTGCATACCCCATGTTATAATAGGCTGTTGGACCATGCCACTTGAAAAACTATCGTGGGACCAATATTGGTACAGGTGGGTCAGGTCATTATTGAATTTTCAGGTCCAATATAAATAATAGATAGATATGAAAATTCACCATTCATGACTATGCATTTATCTCTTACAGAAATATAGAACTTTTTTCTTTGTAAACAGTCTTCTTGTCTGGTTTTGACAAATTTTTTCTTTGTACAAATTTTTTCTTTGTAAACAGTCTTCTTGTCTGGTTTTGACAAACATTATGCTCCCTctatttttctatttatttaaatattaatcatTTCTTGACATGCAATTAATGTGACAAAAATCCACTATATATATACCGGATGTAGTAAACAAATGTAATTTTTCAGATTACGTGGATCGAAGTAGGAAGATTCGACTAGCTCGTAAACGGGTCTAGATAGTCGTAGACCAAAGTATTAAGATCTGATTTGCTCATACACTAGCTCGTTAACATGTCCACGTAACCATAGACGACTGTTCATAAACGAGTCTACGTCCCGTAAACAACAAACTTCTTTGGTTTCACTAGGCATGCTTAAGGGTTCTCCGGTTTCGGTCCTGTTTCGATCGATTCCGATTCCAGAGGTCCAAGAATATGAAAAAACTTATTGAAAAATGTGTTTGgtttcgattccggttctaagGTAAAACCTCATAACCAATTTTAACCGGAATTTCAATTCAGTATCATTGGACCGTTTTCGGTTTGGTTCAGACCGGTTTCGAGCCCACGTGCTATGAAACATGACTTGAAACGCACCTGTCACTGCTCTTGCTGCCTGGAAATTCCAAACGCTTGGGGCCCTGGGGCTTACTACCAGGGATATTTTTGAAGCACTATTCGTTTCTTGTGTTGCTTTTGTTGGAGTTTCTTTATTTTCATTGCTTAATTCAATTCATTATGCCCAACAATTCCAACATGCTATATTAAAAATTGCAAACAATAACAAAGAATACGTCTATTGCAATTGATAATAATATTACATATtgtcttcaattttctttaaaCTATTATAAAATAGTCTAAGGTATCTTTCatttgaaatatctgattcaAAAAAAGTTGTTGATGAGCTTTCTTTATATTTATGGCGTCCTAAAGTTTGTGAAAAGCTTTTCCAATTATTTCTCAACCGAATGGCTCCTTCTCCGATCCATGTTCACTATAATACAATTGAAATATTTTCTGAAGAGATTGCATCACAAACATCTTTGATCGTCAACAcacttgtccaaaaattaccataatattcaaaaaatatttctaatGTCCTCAGTTTGAATTGGGTCTAATAAAGTTGCTAGACAATGCACATGTGAGGTTACCTcccaaaattttttaaatttattttctatgcttgaaataaattttaaaaattctatTTATCtctatatttaataaattataaaatatattgataataagataaatgaaaagggagagtgGTAGGGTAATGAATGCCATAAAATCTTTCAACtgtgtttttaaatatttctaataaaGCAGTACATTTAGTAATAAAATCTCAATCAGTTTTTCAAGTTGAAAACAAGATGCAGCAATAGAATTATACAACGGATTGAGCATATTTTTATACGATAATATTGTATAAGGAAATGATAAAGATAATTTCAACGAGTTTCAACGATAGCAGAAAAATTTTATGTAGCTAGCACCACTACTTTCAACATTGTTGACACATCAATTTAAAACAACATTTGAATTTTTCTATCGTATTACAACtattatcattgaaattatCTTTTAACGCATAAACTAATTATATGACATGCACATTTAACATGAAATaattcatcatttaatattgaTATGAGAATGGTCTTTAATTGTCTTATTATGTCATTATTATTTGATTCATTATCTAATGTGATGTACATAATTTTATTCTCAATATGATAATATCTATAAATATTTACGATATATCTAGCAATTCTATAACCAATGTGTGTTTTATCTAAACATTTTAAGCTTTTTTTTTCCTAACACTAAGTATCATCAATCCAACGACATATAATAATAAGATAAGATTCATTTTTAACATCAGTCCAAATATCGATTATCAAATTAACACCATATGATTCAAAAGATATAcctaatgattttttaatattcCTTATAAGTTTCATGACAATATTTCCTAAGTGTTGTAtggaaatattaaaaaaaacatggtTGAATAGTGGTGATAAATTCGACAAAACCAACATgctcaaaaataagaaaatgttGTTCACATCTAACCATAAATCTAGTAACATCTCTATGAAAATTTTCAGAAGTAAATACAAAATTTGATCAAGTTATAAAGTTTAGTTGTTGTTGAGTTGGTTGTTTACCACGTAGTTGCAACGTTTGTTCGtcaaaattatgtttttaatCAAGTGTTTTTTGAACGTTCTGATGCCACCACCGTAACCACCCGTTTTATATGAATAAGAAGTTTTGCATATTTTAAAAACTGCAATAAAATATCAGTACCTTGTTTTTGTTGGATTTCGAAGTGATCTTAAATTTTTCTTCGTTCTGCAGGACTAGATACCCCACTCTCAACCGTGGGGGCTGTCCCAGTCGAACAAATTGCATCTCCAATGCTCCTGTCATCGTCGGCCAAATGTTCTTCTTCGTCTTGTCCATCAAAATCGTCACCAATATAGTTCTTAAAGTTCAAATTATCTTCAAACTCGAGAATCGTGTTAAAATTAGCAATAATTTTACGAACACCAAGGCTTGAAGAAGAAGTCATCGCAAAATATAAGAAATGAGTTTTAATATACAAAAGAAATATTTATATGGTAGAAAATTGGAAAGACGATTGAATTGAATACCTAAAGTAAATATTATAGAATTGCAAGAATGGTTACCCTAATTGAACCAcgtgcatttgaattattaaatgctcctgtattttaattaaatgatttaattgcattaattaattacgttgtgcatattgacatgtttaaatatacttttctacatggttgcattaaaatgtatttttaaaaaattattcgagttgcgatcgacgaacggagaccgatggctgaaaaatagaaaatgtttttattaaataattattttcaattatttaaaatatgattgtgggtttttcacatttttgaaaatatggggttttgagatgatttaatACCCcgggacgaaaattttatcggtgttggtttttcatcaaaaatgcgaactttttaacaacccggctatttaatctacaaactattttaccaaaaactattttaatactctatttaaatcctaattaaactaatgggcctaattgatggcttaataggcctaaaagccttgttagtgttaattagtatataatatatgattagcaccccaaaaccctacaatTCCTACACAAACACACGGCCACAATTCTGAAAAATTGCCCCACcccacacggcacacacatgctTAAACATTGAAGGAATTTTCGAGAATTTGCCAAGGGTGATTCAAGCCAAAGGtattgctccgttcttcgtcatcgtcaacggtttttcgtgcgttaaacacgcaaaggcacgcctattctttccttcaaacatcatcacaccatagtatttgtttgtgcatgaaattttttagaaaaacatAGCAGCATGTTAAAATTTCGTAACTTCATGTGCATGAGTTCTAAATTGGTgttttaaatttccaaaatcatgttttatatgtgttaaaggggctgccatgatcagGACATGCTTAGACGTCGTTGTAGAGGAATTTAGACACCAAAAACAGCACCTAAAACACTACACACGAGCCACAAC
The Primulina tabacum isolate GXHZ01 chromosome 9, ASM2559414v2, whole genome shotgun sequence DNA segment above includes these coding regions:
- the LOC142504596 gene encoding vacuole membrane protein KMS1-like isoform X1, which produces MGSKKKSKSRKSSRDRGVLISGLQIKHQHDLDNLTLTSQPFKTLKLFNLAVILYLKRSVAYLLSHGVWLMLLSTLPVISGVLLVTVDGPHEKHVEEVMRYMRFGLWWVALGVASSIGLGSGLHTFVLYLGPHIALFTIKVMQCGRIDIKSAPYDTIQLKRSPSWLGKDCVEFGPPIFQSSDGIIRVPLGSILPQVQLEAMLWGLGTALGELPPYFISRAASLSGNRVDAMKELDASSTEDGGFISAQLNQIKRWFLSHAQYLNFVTILILASVPNPLFDLAGIMCGQFGIPFWEFFLATMIGKAIIKTHIQTVFIISVCNNQLLDWIENELIWVLSLIPGFNSILPDLTAKLHSMKAKYLATKPHVPSNIELKKWDFSLAFIWNTVVWFMLMNFFVKIVNATAQRYLKKQQDEEIAALRNKSPKYSDDSDSSST
- the LOC142504596 gene encoding vacuole membrane protein KMS1-like isoform X2, with product MLLSTLPVISGVLLVTVDGPHEKHVEEVMRYMRFGLWWVALGVASSIGLGSGLHTFVLYLGPHIALFTIKVMQCGRIDIKSAPYDTIQLKRSPSWLGKDCVEFGPPIFQSSDGIIRVPLGSILPQVQLEAMLWGLGTALGELPPYFISRAASLSGNRVDAMKELDASSTEDGGFISAQLNQIKRWFLSHAQYLNFVTILILASVPNPLFDLAGIMCGQFGIPFWEFFLATMIGKAIIKTHIQTVFIISVCNNQLLDWIENELIWVLSLIPGFNSILPDLTAKLHSMKAKYLATKPHVPSNIELKKWDFSLAFIWNTVVWFMLMNFFVKIVNATAQRYLKKQQDEEIAALRNKSPKYSDDSDSSST